From Hylaeus volcanicus isolate JK05 chromosome 2, UHH_iyHylVolc1.0_haploid, whole genome shotgun sequence, the proteins below share one genomic window:
- the LOC128884937 gene encoding uncharacterized protein LOC128884937 translates to MAKVLQGNLNRSRVADALLEQLRREREADVLLLSEPYRARKGPTWFADTLGTAAICIPDPSRFRVQARGAGAGFVWVRGEGLTLASVYLSPNNRIVDFRDKIEALEDTIGEQEGGWIVGGDFNAKAVEWGMLRPDTRGRYVVEMAARRNLVILNRGSSTTFRRFGYQETIIDITMASEGVAPRIEDWKVLEDYTGSDHQYVSFRISGERRRSRVSPAHRGWNLKTLQTVRFEQALQAGLQNISRPARRTYTRISATMHAVRDACDASMSHGRPRRATRPAHWWSEAARKNDQAPPPDGRSGGGRSIESGNSALDAEGRPSTPSGK, encoded by the coding sequence ATGGCCAAGGTACTCCAGGGAAATCTTAACCGGAGCAGAGTTGCGGACGCCCTCCTCGAGCAGCTGCGGCGGGAGCGGGAGGCTGACGTCCTACTGCTCTCTGAGCCGTACAGAGCTCGAAAGGGCCCAACGTGGTTCGCCGACACGCTGGGGACCGCAGCGATTTGTATACCGGATCCGTCCAGGTTCCGGGTCCAAGCGCGCGGAGCAGGTGCCGGATTCGTCTGGGTAAGGGGGGAGGGTCTGACGCTAGCTAGCGTGTACCTTTCCCCTAACAACCGCATCGTGGATTTCCGCGATAAGATTGAAGCCCTCGAAGACACCATCGGTGAGCAGGAGGGGGGATGGATTGTCGGAGGGGACTTCAACGCGAAGGCGGTCGAGTGGGGAATGCTCAGACCGGACACCAGGGGACGATATGTCGTCGAGATGGCGGCACGCCGTAACCTGGTGATCCTGAATCGAGGGTCGTCCACGACCTTCCGGAGGTTTGGTTATCAGGAGACCATCATTGACATTACGATGGCTTCTGAGGGTGTCGCCCCCCGCATCGAGGACTGGAAAGTCCTCGAAGACTATACGGGGAGCGACCACCAGTACGTAAGTTTCCGGATATCCGGGGAAAGGAGAAGGAGCAGGGTTTCACCCGCTCATCGAGGGTGGAACCTCAAGACGCTCCAAACTGTGCGCTTCGAACAGGCCCTCCAGGCTGGCCTGCAGAACATCTCGCGGCCCGCCAGGAGGACCTACACCCGGATATCGGCAACCATGCACGCAGTCCGCGATGCGTGTGATGCGTCGATGAGCCATGGAAGGCCACGCAGAGCCACTCGGCCTGCGCACTGGTGGTCGGAAGCTGCTCGAAAAAATGATCAGGCCCCGCCTCCTGACGGCCGTTCAGGAGGCGGGCGATCTATCGAGTCGGGCAATTCGGCTTTAGACGCGGAAGGTCGACCGTCGACGCCATCCGGGAAATAA